A single Nitrospirota bacterium DNA region contains:
- a CDS encoding sigma-54 dependent transcriptional regulator, which yields MSRQKILVVDDDVNLLELLKIRLESSDYEVVTASDEEKALNRMREHIINLAVVDLQLDSRDGIVLMKELHAINPEMPVIILTAYGSIDSAVEAIKMGAYNYLTKPFDHRELLLQIENALKNTMLAREIKRLQGLLSEKYDFRNIIGKSAKMHSVLEQVSLVSQTDSTVFIHGESGTGKELIAKTIHLASSRKDQPFLAINCAAIPETLLESELFGYEKGAFTGAFKSSGGLLLQADKGSVFLDEIGDMPLATQVKLLRFLQERQFYPVGSLIPVEVDVRVIVATNKDLKAMMEEGTFREDLFYRIHVIPILIPPLRERKEDIPMLVEHFLKKFSQQTNKAIQGVSHPAMQKLMLHDWPGNIRELENTIEYAVAMSRHDILTEELVLPSSPSEPLQPLRESKAKFERKYLISLLELTRGNVSKAAQLAGKYRADLYNLLKKYNIRPEDFKKF from the coding sequence GTGTCCCGTCAGAAAATACTTGTCGTAGACGATGATGTAAACCTCCTGGAATTGCTGAAGATACGCCTTGAATCGTCAGATTACGAGGTTGTGACAGCTTCTGATGAAGAAAAGGCACTGAACAGGATGAGAGAGCATATCATCAATCTTGCGGTGGTCGATCTTCAGTTGGACAGCAGGGACGGTATAGTGCTTATGAAAGAGTTGCATGCAATAAACCCCGAAATGCCGGTTATCATTCTCACGGCGTACGGGAGTATCGACAGCGCTGTGGAGGCGATAAAAATGGGAGCGTATAATTACTTAACAAAACCCTTTGATCACCGCGAGCTCCTGCTGCAAATAGAAAATGCCCTGAAAAATACGATGCTTGCCAGGGAAATCAAGAGGCTCCAGGGACTTCTCTCCGAGAAGTATGATTTCAGGAATATCATCGGCAAGAGTGCAAAAATGCACAGCGTTCTGGAACAGGTATCTCTTGTCTCGCAGACTGACTCGACTGTTTTTATCCATGGAGAAAGCGGAACAGGGAAAGAACTGATTGCGAAAACCATTCACCTTGCAAGCTCCCGGAAAGATCAACCGTTTCTTGCCATAAACTGCGCGGCAATACCGGAGACACTTCTTGAAAGCGAGCTCTTCGGATATGAGAAGGGGGCATTCACCGGAGCATTCAAGAGTTCAGGGGGATTGTTGCTCCAGGCAGACAAGGGGAGTGTTTTTCTGGATGAGATCGGAGACATGCCGCTTGCGACACAGGTTAAACTGCTGAGGTTTCTGCAGGAGCGGCAGTTCTATCCTGTCGGCAGTCTGATACCGGTGGAAGTGGATGTCCGCGTTATTGTTGCAACAAATAAGGATCTGAAAGCAATGATGGAGGAGGGTACATTCCGGGAGGATCTTTTCTACCGGATTCATGTGATTCCTATTCTGATACCGCCTCTCAGAGAAAGAAAAGAGGATATCCCGATGCTCGTTGAGCATTTCCTGAAAAAATTCAGTCAGCAGACGAACAAGGCAATACAGGGCGTGAGCCATCCTGCCATGCAGAAGCTTATGCTTCATGACTGGCCGGGAAATATACGGGAACTTGAAAATACCATTGAATATGCAGTTGCTATGAGCAGGCACGATATTCTTACTGAAGAGCTGGTTCTGCCTTCAAGTCCTTCAGAACCGCTGCAGCCTCTCAGAGAGTCAAAGGCGAAATTTGAGAGGAAATACCTCATCAGCCTTCTTGAACTGACCAGGGGCAATGTCAGCAAGGCAGCGCAACTTGCAGGAAAATACCGGGCTGACCTCTATAACCTTCTGAAAAAATATAATATCAGACCCGAAGATTTCAAGAAATTCTAA